In Zonotrichia albicollis isolate bZonAlb1 chromosome 3, bZonAlb1.hap1, whole genome shotgun sequence, a single window of DNA contains:
- the KLF11 gene encoding Krueppel-like factor 11 — MHGSPCSDMGDAPAVDIVDIYESIRERQRHDSERSTCSTLEQNDIEAVEALVCMSSWGQRSQKGDILKIRPLTPFSDSGDFTMHAEAPAEFPKDCLSTLCMTPPHSPDFVEMSAATLLSSQVTYSKPRTVMANTAACSVTSATGASPTARPSAPSVGPPCRQKPVISEFPAPPPCRAMATSVIRHTGDSSAYHHIPAVQEQTKVTSGCSASRDWCEADDPKHSRLPQDTWAADDLIDKTSPAHQPYAHDSSDIVTNKGQLPVRPVSPQTHLPKNCENDLQKRATPVTPAPVSSPQVLCQMIPLNGQSSMINAYVKPPAPALSAPMKPILPQTAPLPQPVLMGPSVPQGTVMLVLPQPAVPQAPPCPQALVTVGSTKLLPLAPAPVFIASGQTCAPQMDFSRRRNYVCDFPGCKKTYFKSSHLKAHLRTHTGEKPFSCNWEGCDKKFARSDELSRHRRTHTGEKKFSCPVCERRFMRSDHLTKHTRRHMATKKTPSWQTELGKLSRIATAEKPKGSSSSALSMLIPVPSPACQG; from the exons ATGCACGGCTCGCCCTGCTCGGACATGGGAGATGCGCCCGCG GTTGACATTGTGGACATCTACGAGTCCATCCGAGAGCGGCAGCGCCATGACAGCGAGAGGTccacctgcagcaccctggAGCAGAACGACATCGAAGCTGTTGAAGCCCTTGTTTGTATGAGCTCCTGGGGGCAAAGATCACAGAAAGGTGACATATTAAAGATAAGGCCCCTCACGCCTTTCTCGGATTCTGGGGATTTCACAATGCACGCCGAGGCTCCGGCTGAGTTTCCAAAGGACTGTCTATCCACACTG TGCATGACCCCTCCGCACAGCCCTGACTTCGTTGAGATGTCGGCAGCCACGCTCCTGTCCTCACAGGTGACCTACTCCAAACCAAGGACAGTCATGGCAAACACAGCTGCCTGCTCGGTCACCTCAGCCACCGGTgcctctcccacagccaggCCGTCTGCTCCCAGCGTGGGGCCACCGTGCAGGCAGAAGCCAGTGATCTCTGAATTCCCTGCCCCTCCGCCCTGCAGGGCCATGGCAACAAGTGTCATACGGCACACAGGTGATAGTTCTGCTTACCATCACATTCCTGCCGTGCAAGAGCAAACAAAGGTAACTTCGGGCTGCAGCGCTTCCAGAGACTGGTGTGAAGCGGATGACCCAAAACATTCCAGACTGCCACAGGACACGTGGGCTGCGGATGATTTAATCGACAAAACCTCTCCGGCACATCAGCCTTATGCACATGACTCCAGTGATATTGTGACCAATAAAGGGCAGCTGCCGGTCCGGCCTGTTTCGCCACAAACCCACTTACCAAAGAATTGTGAGAATGACTTGCAAAAAAGAGCTACCCCAGTGACACCTGCCCCCGTCTCCAGCCCCCAGGTTCTCTGTCAAATGATCCCTTTAAATGGACAAAGCAGCATGATTAATGCCTATGTGAAgcctccagctccagcactcTCAGCTCCCATGAAGCCCATCTTGCCCCAGACAGCCCCgctcccccagcctgtgctcatgGGCCCCTCTGTGCCTCAGGGGACTGTCATGTTGGTTCTGCCACAGCCCGCTGTCCCGCAGGCGCCGCCGTGCCCGCAGGCCCTGGTGACTGTGGGCAGCACCAAGCTCCTGCCCCTCGCCCCTGCTCCCGTGTTCATCGCTTCTGGCCAGACCTGTGCCCCCCAGATGGACTTCTCCAGGCGGAGGAATTACGTATGCGACTTCCCCGGCTGCAAGAAAACCTATTTCAAGAGTTCCCACCTCAAGGCCCACCTGCGCACCCACACCG GGGAAAAGCCTTTCAGCTGCAACTGGGAGGGCTGTGACAAGAAGTTTGCCCGCTCGGATGAACTGTCACGGCACCGCCGGACGCACACGGGCGAGAAGAAGTTCTCGTGCCCGGTGTGCGAGCGCCGCTTCATGCGCAGCGACCACCTCACCAAGCACACCCGCCGCCACATGGCCACCAAGAAGACCCCCAGCTGGCAGACAGAGCTTGGCAAGCTCAGCAGAATTGCCACAGCAGAGAAgcccaagggcagcagcagcagtgctctgaGTATGCTCATCCCCGTGCCGTCACCCGCCTGCCAGGGCTAG